The following is a genomic window from Platichthys flesus chromosome 13, fPlaFle2.1, whole genome shotgun sequence.
TCTCCAAACGCTTGTTCAACCACTTGACCTTGACATCTTTCCAACTGTAGACAAATCCTGACCCCAACGCCTGCCTGGGAGTGTTTGGCCTGAGCTTGTACACCACAGAGAGGGATCTGAGAGACGTCTTCTCCAAATACGGCCCCCTGGCGGATGTCAGCATCGTGTGTGACCAGCAGTCGAGGCGCTCCAGGGGCTTTGCCTTTGTTTACTTCGAGAATACAATTGATGCCAAAGAGGTGAGAGGACACGCGTTGACAGAGTCCTTTGTCCAAACCGTTCCTAAAATGTGTGTATGGGTGCTAAGCAGTaattcatgtgtttgtctgctgccaGGCGAAGGAGCGGGCCAATGGCATGGAGCTGGACGGTCGTAGGATCCGGGTAGACTTCTCCATTACAAAGAGACCCCACACCCCAACTCCTGGAATCTACATGGGCCGACCAACATAGTAAGCCCTCTGCACCATACAGAGGTTTTCATTCATGTAATAACCTCCTGTGGTGTTTCATCTCAATTCCTTTATTGTACAAatgtgttgttgtattttattaaatgtagCCCCTCGAACAGAAAAAAAGTAGTGCTTATCATTTTCGGTgctaaagatttttttttcttcataataATTGAACCAATATAATGATAAACGATTTGAATACTGCTTCAattgtatttctctttttcaaaaaatacaaagtaTTGTACCATGGCCTTCTACGATTAGATGAGAGCAGTAAGACTTGCAGAGGTAAAATAAGATGTATAACTCAATATTTTCTTCCTCCTGTGTAGCggcggaggtggtggaggtggaggtggcggcggtggaggtggtggtggcggcggtggaggaggaggagggcccAGTGGTCCTCGACGTCATTCACGTGACTCTGACCGCGGGTATGATCGTGGGTATGAGCGCGGGAACGAGAGAGGCGGCTATGATCGCTATGATGACAGGGAATGCTATAGATCATACAGGTGATGATGAAAACCAAAAGAATGTCCGCTCATTgtattttggttttgttgttgtgttattttcccAGTACCATCtgaaatggaaaacattttttatttggtctGGTTTCAGAAGAAGGTCTCCATCACCGTACTACAGAGGGGCTTACAGGTCTCGGTCCAGATCGCGGTCTTATTCTCCCCGTGAGTCTTTCTCTTGAATTATCCACTATTTCACTCGCAATGATTCAACAGGTTGCAGTGTGTTGGAATTTCTCTTATGACTGTTTCGTTTCACAGGTCGTTACTGAATGTCACCATCAGGCAAAAACTCCTAGTCTTTCCAAGCgaaggaggaaatgtttgagtGGAACGATTGATTTCAGAACAGCTGTTTTTTTCATGAGGTGATGTTCACATTTGTTTGCTGATGTTGATGACCGGTAAATGTAAACTGACCTGAGCTGTCCctatatgtttttaattttgaacTAGACGATCCCTGCCATAGCCGGCATattaatgttttgattttttttgaaTACAATTTGAGTGAAGATACAACTTTGAACAGATTAAAATCAGGatcctttttttccactttgacTTGTGTCCCTTCTTACTGCACTTCAGCACTTGGCTTACAACTACAGATATTCCAATACTGATACAAGCATCGGAAATAGCCATCACCACTTCCATTTAGGGTTAGTTGGAGATATGCATCTGTTACAATACGATATTAAAATTATTTCTGGTTTTGGACAAAATTCAAAGTCCAAGTATCGTTATTGTGAAAAGGGTCTGGAGACATAAAGATGTATTAAGGTCTTCATTTTACCAGAATTGATGCATTCTGTAGAATTTACTTTTACAGTCAAAACTGTGACTGTATGTGCCACAAAAATTTGAAATAGTCCATTAAAGAAGACGACTTTAAACATGAATTTTCCAACTGATATAACAAAATATTGAGGCAGTATATCAGTTGAGTTTGCTTAAAAAATAGTGTCAGTTTATGTCAGACTGAATCACTGTccatatcttttatttatttattttgaatgttgtGAAACTAAATGTGACTTGAGTCTGATTGTCCGGCTCATATGTCCTCACTATTATATGATGAATTCAAAGTACGCTGTGTCTGCTGCCTATCCTTGACTAAACCTGGCTGAACAAAGCGAGTTGATTTCAGCGAGCAGTGTTTACTCCTTCGCTGTTCTCTCACCGTGCTGTTGTGGTGAGACCCGCTGAGCAGCGTCTGGCTGTGAGGAACTGAAGTCCAACATCTACCCCTACTGGGCACAGAGGAGTCCAAACCTGATCCAGCATCCATGACATACAGTACAGTACACGATGTGACACACTGTTCTGTTGGAGTCTGCTCGctgcagtttttatattttgacaCCTAAATTATTCAAAACTATTTTCATTACCTTTAACAGGGTCCAACATTGCAGacgatattttattttattttatttgtaatatatGCACTTAGCCTCCTTGTACTGATTACACAGGtatgtatttttaaacaatattttgcTTGAAAGTGTCTAGTCAATGAGATATAAATATTTCCTAAAAGAAATGGAAAGTTCAATCAAAACCACTTAAATAAATGGTTATTTACTCAGACAACATAATTTCCAAGGGGGATAGAAACAGGGTATGGAAATATTTGGGAGTACgaaaaactattattttattatctgaGTTTGTTTGAGTGGTTTGACCTGTTGCCCCCAGTTTAAACGGCTACCCCCAACTTGGAACCTCCACACGCCTATTTATTTCCATCTTGTaccacatatgtgtgtgttgtttgttctcTGTTCCACAAATGTCACATCCCTCCCAGTTCCTTTTCCTTTCGCAGTGGAAATCATTTTGGGGGGGTTTGACGGCACAGGAAGGGCCGAATGTGATGTGACTTTTGTGTTTATCTACTCTCAAAAGAAAACCTATTGAAATTACCTGCTGTTTAAATTGAACTACACCATCAAATAAGTTAAATATGAAAAGCAGCGGTTGTTTAATTCACAGTGTTAAATGAATTTGGAGATGATTTAAATGAATGGCTCTTATTCCACCTCAGGTCtgagtgagtctcagctgtcagcaTGTCATCGGGAAAAGTAACTGAAGAGCTGTTTTGTAAATAGACTCGGACATTCCTCTGTGCACACGCTGACGTAAACAAGGAGAGTGGATGCTCACTCCTGCTGCTGGCCCTCTCTCTGCACTACAGTGGGGTGGCAGTAATGTTCCAATGCACAGGCCAGTCACATGTAGAAAACACTCAAGTGCTGCAGGGGAAAAGGCTCCTCCCCCCCTTTGGTAACTACTGTAGGTACAAGACTACAAATCCATGCATGAGCACTGCAgcctgcctacacacacaccagcctccACCTCCTTGTCATGCAGCCCCAGCCTTTTCCcttacagcttttattttgaaaatccccccctctccttcccttccctcCCACGACACTCCCACTTGAACACACCTACatcaacaaaaaggaaaaaagggaaaaggagaTGCTATACAATATCTGTAGCCTGGGAGTATGATCTCAGACTGGGTGAGTGACACTGCGTAGAGggcgcctcctcttcctcctccctgcacaGGACTCAGGAATCCCCTCACTTCTCCTTATCGGCctctaaaaataaatgttttgctcAATTTTGCGTGTTGTACAGTTGCATGTTGGAACACTAGCACTAGGTTGAAGTGCAAACCAAGAGTTATTGCATTTAATTTAGCATTTACATTATGGGACATGTGCTGAAGGTCTGTCCCCTCAAACTGTGGCCCCCTGGGAATAATGTAGAGCCCACTGGGAAAATGCAGAGTATCTTAACTCACAGTAACTTCTGCACGAGGTCATAGTTTACAAGAATGGCGGTGTTCAGGTTTCACTTCCTGCATTCTTTACTTATTAACATCTATAAGTGCAGCCAAATTCTgccaaacacatgaacatgatCACGTCAGATGTTTTATTAGGGTGACAACTCACAGGAGTCTTGAGGCCTCCCCCTCCGTCTCCATATTTCTATTCTGCCAGTAAATAagtcaaatacacacatgtcGGTGACAGTGTTTGGGGATGACAGTGACATCGATTTCCTAACagaccttaaaaaaaaaaagccatacACTTCCCCCAAGTCAATTTGCGTGCCCTTATTATGATTTGATGGAGACTGTTTAACCCCATCTCGCCTCCTTTAAGCCCATCCTTTCTGCTGAATGTTACCCATGTCATCatgctcatcatcatcatgcctCTTACATACCCTGGAAACCAGGAGTGATCCCACATGCACCTActgacagtgtgagtgtgtgtgtgtgtgtgtgtgtgttttcttgtgatTTTAAGGGAGATTTTATTAAGAGGCGGTGCTTGTTGGCTCCGGAGTAGCGTCGTAACGacacttttttctctcccccccagTCCTTGTTAAAAGAGTTTGACCAGGGCCAGAGTTGGTGCTGGGGGGTCGCTTACTGCTAGGTTATTTCCTGGGGGGTGattgctgcattttttttatttttattatttaaatcccAGCTGATTGTTTCCCCccctaatttttttttttttaaattttatcttaatctttattttttttctactgtCCGGATTATcgcctctcgctctctcactccaCAAGAACTGACACCcctcggagatttttttttaatttcctccttttttcagATCATGAACAAACTATATGTTGGGAATTTAAGTCCTTCGGTCACTGTCGAGGACTTGCAGCAGCTCTTCGGGGAGAGGAAGCTGCCAGTGGCCGAGCAGGTCTTGCTGAAATCCGGCTATGCTTTTGTGGACTTCCCCGATCAGAACTCGGCCATAAAGGCGATAGAGACTCTTTCTGGTAAGTGTTGGCTTTTTATGATAAGTGATGCTGGCTTGGtggtgacagaggaggaagacgaatCCGAAACTGACAGAtccgtttaaaaaaataaataaagagcgCATGTTGTGCGAAACTGTGAAATACCGAATCATTGCTTAAACCTCTTTTTCCTATTctggtgtttttattctgtGCCATGAGAGTTTATGTGAACGCTCAGTCATGCACACGCTCTCCCAGCAGGAATCGGATAGATGATCGATAGCATGGGGACACACTCGGGGCTTCGTTTTGCCccttaaagagaaaaaagactCGAGAACGCACATTTACGCGCAACATTTAACGTATAATATCGAGGGGGGATTCCGATGGTGCGGGGCGCTTCTTCGCAAATCGCCCCGCTGGAATGTATGGGATGGTGCGACTGGTTTCGGTGGGTAGGcataattatttttcacttattttttaTCCTGATTTTATTAAAGGCGGCACGGCGATGCGAGCGCTGAAAACTTGCCGGATCCGTGTTCCCCCGGTGTCTGGGCATGTTTTTACGAGGTGTCGTGGAGGTGGGTCACGGGGGTCCGGAGGAAAAGAGCTAATAAACAGGTAGCCGAgttggagggggtggggggggggggacgaggtGAGACGCTAATTCCGTGCTGCGCCAGGCCACTCGTAATAGTAACGAGAGGGGGGGAAAAGCACTCGTGTTGCAAGCTTCGCCGAGGAGTGGATCAAAGGCAAATTCAAAGGCAATTTGCTTCTAAAAAGGGCTGAAGAATTAACCCACTGTAC
Proteins encoded in this region:
- the tra2b gene encoding transformer-2 protein homolog beta isoform X3, with translation MSDNGKARESRSASRSASPAASGKSASHSPARSKEGSRHSRSKSRSQSRSKSGSHSHRGSRRHYSRSRSRSRSHHRRSRSSRSYSGERRRRSHSHSPMSNRRRHIGNRTNPDPNACLGVFGLSLYTTERDLRDVFSKYGPLADVSIVCDQQSRRSRGFAFVYFENTIDAKEAKERANGMELDGRRIRVDFSITKRPHTPTPGIYMGRPTYGGGGGGGGGGGGGGGGGGGGGGGPSGPRRHSRDSDRGYDRGYERGNERGGYDRYDDRECYRSYRRRSPSPYYRGAYRSRSRSRSYSPRRY
- the tra2b gene encoding transformer-2 protein homolog beta isoform X2, whose amino-acid sequence is MSDNGKARESRSASRSASPAASGKSASHSPARSKEGSRHSRSKSRSQSRSKSGSHSHRGSRRHYSRSRSRSRSHHRRSRSSRSYSGERRRRSHSHSPMSNRRRHIGNRVNTNPDPNACLGVFGLSLYTTERDLRDVFSKYGPLADVSIVCDQQSRRSRGFAFVYFENTIDAKEAKERANGMELDGRRIRVDFSITKRPHTPTPGIYMGRPTYGGGGGGGGGGGGGGGGGGGGGGGPSGPRRHSRDSDRGYDRGYERGNERGGYDRYDDRECYRSYRRSPSPYYRGAYRSRSRSRSYSPRRY
- the tra2b gene encoding transformer-2 protein homolog beta isoform X1; its protein translation is MSDNGKARESRSASRSASPAASGKSASHSPARSKEGSRHSRSKSRSQSRSKSGSHSHRGSRRHYSRSRSRSRSHHRRSRSSRSYSGERRRRSHSHSPMSNRRRHIGNRVNTNPDPNACLGVFGLSLYTTERDLRDVFSKYGPLADVSIVCDQQSRRSRGFAFVYFENTIDAKEAKERANGMELDGRRIRVDFSITKRPHTPTPGIYMGRPTYGGGGGGGGGGGGGGGGGGGGGGGPSGPRRHSRDSDRGYDRGYERGNERGGYDRYDDRECYRSYRRRSPSPYYRGAYRSRSRSRSYSPRRY
- the tra2b gene encoding transformer-2 protein homolog beta isoform X4 — encoded protein: MSDNGKARESRSASRSASPAASGKSASHSPARSKEGSRHSRSKSRSQSRSKSGSHSHRGSRRHYSRSRSRSRSHHRRSRSSRSYSGERRRRSHSHSPMSNRRRHIGNRTNPDPNACLGVFGLSLYTTERDLRDVFSKYGPLADVSIVCDQQSRRSRGFAFVYFENTIDAKEAKERANGMELDGRRIRVDFSITKRPHTPTPGIYMGRPTYGGGGGGGGGGGGGGGGGGGGGGGPSGPRRHSRDSDRGYDRGYERGNERGGYDRYDDRECYRSYRRSPSPYYRGAYRSRSRSRSYSPRRY